A single genomic interval of Koleobacter methoxysyntrophicus harbors:
- a CDS encoding YifB family Mg chelatase-like AAA ATPase, whose amino-acid sequence MLARVFSCALIGIDGYIIDVEVDISSGLPSFDLVGLPDTSVRESKERVRAAIKNSALEFPIKRITINLAPADTRKEGPSLDLPIAIGILAATNQIRYERLQGIASVGELSLNGEIRPVNGVLPMAVEVKNRGFRGFIVPKENAEEAAVVKDLKVYPIKNLREAVNFFNNEKLPPSYAINERKIEPPAIDNLDFSDIKGQESLKRAFEVAAAGHHNLLMIGPPGSGKTMIARRMPTILPSMTFKEALEVTKIYSIAGLLPKKSALVKARPFRAPHHTISTASLVGGGRIPKPGEISLAHYGVLFLDELPEFSREALEVLRQPLEDEMVTISRLNATITYPAKFLLIGAMNPCSCGYYGDPVKECTCSLAQIQRYQGRISGPLLDRIDIHIEVPAVKYKDLESRRQGEKSETIKKRVEKARELQIERYRSENIYYNSQLTINHIYKFCLLGDKEKKLMKSAFDNLGLSARAYKSILKLARTIADLDGSSNIKEEHILEALQYRKLDRQYWL is encoded by the coding sequence GTGCTTGCCCGTGTATTTAGCTGTGCTCTGATAGGAATAGATGGATATATAATAGATGTGGAAGTAGATATATCCAGTGGGCTTCCCTCCTTTGACCTTGTAGGATTGCCCGATACGTCAGTAAGGGAATCGAAAGAAAGGGTAAGGGCAGCTATAAAAAACTCTGCACTGGAATTTCCGATAAAAAGAATTACTATAAACCTGGCTCCTGCAGATACTAGAAAAGAAGGGCCAAGCCTTGACCTGCCTATTGCTATTGGAATATTAGCTGCCACAAATCAAATCCGGTATGAAAGATTACAGGGTATTGCATCTGTGGGGGAATTATCTTTAAATGGAGAAATCCGGCCGGTTAATGGGGTTTTACCTATGGCTGTAGAAGTTAAAAATAGGGGATTTAGAGGCTTTATTGTTCCGAAAGAAAATGCTGAAGAGGCGGCTGTTGTCAAGGATTTGAAGGTTTACCCGATAAAAAATCTAAGGGAAGCTGTTAATTTCTTTAATAATGAAAAACTTCCTCCAAGTTATGCTATAAATGAGAGGAAAATTGAACCGCCAGCAATTGATAATCTTGACTTTAGCGATATAAAGGGTCAAGAGAGTTTGAAAAGGGCCTTTGAAGTGGCAGCTGCAGGGCATCACAATTTATTGATGATTGGGCCGCCGGGTTCAGGTAAAACAATGATAGCTAGACGCATGCCTACAATTTTACCTTCTATGACTTTCAAAGAAGCCCTGGAAGTAACAAAAATTTATAGTATTGCAGGTCTTTTACCTAAAAAGAGTGCATTGGTAAAAGCGAGACCCTTTCGAGCTCCTCACCACACTATTTCAACAGCAAGTTTGGTTGGAGGAGGGCGTATTCCCAAACCAGGGGAAATTAGTTTGGCTCACTATGGTGTTCTCTTTCTAGATGAGCTTCCTGAATTTAGTCGGGAAGCCCTGGAAGTTTTAAGACAACCCCTGGAAGATGAAATGGTTACAATTTCAAGATTAAACGCAACAATAACTTATCCGGCAAAGTTTCTATTAATCGGTGCCATGAACCCCTGTAGTTGTGGGTATTATGGGGACCCGGTAAAGGAGTGCACGTGTTCCCTTGCACAAATTCAACGTTATCAAGGAAGGATTTCGGGGCCTCTATTGGATAGGATAGATATACATATAGAAGTTCCTGCGGTGAAATATAAAGATTTAGAAAGCCGGCGTCAGGGGGAGAAATCTGAGACAATTAAGAAACGGGTTGAAAAGGCTAGGGAATTACAAATTGAACGGTATAGAAGTGAAAATATATATTATAATTCCCAGTTAACCATTAATCATATCTATAAATTCTGTCTTCTGGGAGACAAAGAAAAGAAATTGATGAAAAGTGCTTTTGATAATTTAGGTCTAAGTGCTAGGGCATATAAGAGTATTTTAAAGTTAGCCAGAACTATCGCAGATCTAGATGGTTCATCTAACATTAAGGAAGAACATATTTTGGAAGCCCTTCAATACCGGAAATTAGATAGACAGTATTGGCTATAA
- a CDS encoding YlqD family protein: MKVICPVNVKVRVTPNFKSALTSEIQDALKKLELEIQQLDFQLKRQKSSQTKEALEKEKQKRLDTKLNLMEKLKKIPEIEDGEEIIQGTINGIIEVKPGDSWSSLLGREIVLQDGLVKELR, translated from the coding sequence ATGAAGGTGATCTGTCCTGTAAATGTAAAGGTTAGGGTAACACCAAATTTCAAATCAGCGTTAACTAGTGAGATACAGGATGCCCTTAAAAAGCTAGAACTGGAAATACAGCAGTTAGATTTTCAGCTGAAAAGACAAAAATCATCCCAAACAAAAGAAGCCCTGGAAAAGGAGAAACAAAAGAGGTTAGATACAAAATTAAACCTAATGGAAAAGCTAAAAAAAATACCCGAAATAGAGGACGGTGAAGAGATTATCCAGGGAACTATTAATGGAATAATAGAAGTTAAGCCGGGAGATAGCTGGAGTTCACTGTTAGGACGGGAAATTGTTTTGCAAGATGGTTTGGTAAAAGAACTCAGGTAA
- the cobO gene encoding cob(I)yrinic acid a,c-diamide adenosyltransferase, whose product MYMTKGLVMVYTGNGKGKTTAALGLALRAVGHGKKVLMIQFMKGDKNYGEIKAVERYLPGFKIIQSGLDTFVDKNNPSKEDIYLAQEGYNIALKEIKSAKYDMIILDEVNVAVEYNLLSLDQIIDLIKEKPDNLDLVLTGRYAPYKVIDIADMVSEIKEIKHHYSKGIKAKEGVEF is encoded by the coding sequence ATGTATATGACCAAAGGTCTGGTTATGGTGTATACAGGAAATGGAAAGGGCAAAACAACAGCTGCCTTAGGATTAGCCCTAAGGGCAGTAGGTCATGGAAAAAAGGTGTTAATGATTCAGTTCATGAAGGGGGATAAAAACTATGGCGAAATTAAAGCTGTTGAAAGGTATCTACCCGGCTTTAAAATCATTCAATCGGGGCTCGATACTTTCGTAGACAAGAATAATCCTTCAAAAGAGGATATATACCTTGCTCAAGAGGGATATAATATTGCATTAAAAGAAATAAAGAGTGCTAAATATGACATGATTATTCTGGATGAGGTTAATGTAGCTGTAGAATATAACCTTCTTAGCCTTGACCAGATTATTGATCTAATTAAAGAAAAACCCGATAACCTTGATTTAGTGTTAACGGGAAGATATGCCCCCTATAAAGTCATTGATATTGCGGATATGGTGAGTGAGATTAAAGAAATAAAGCATCATTATAGTAAAGGGATAAAGGCTAAGGAAGGGGTTGAGTTTTAA
- a CDS encoding KH domain-containing protein: MKDLVEILAKALVDHPEEVQVNQVEGEQSIILELRVSQEDMGKVIGKQGRIAKAIRTLVKAAAAKEGKRVVVEIIQ, translated from the coding sequence TTGAAGGACCTTGTAGAAATCCTTGCGAAGGCTCTTGTAGATCATCCTGAAGAAGTTCAGGTGAACCAGGTTGAAGGAGAACAATCGATTATACTGGAATTAAGGGTATCCCAGGAGGATATGGGTAAGGTAATTGGGAAACAAGGCAGGATTGCCAAGGCTATAAGAACACTGGTTAAAGCAGCTGCAGCAAAAGAAGGTAAAAGGGTTGTCGTTGAAATAATACAATGA
- the dprA gene encoding DNA-processing protein DprA, whose product MSKRDDLKFLLSLNKIPGIGSRRFLSIIEYFENGENFWHSSAKELMRVPGIDKRLCEAIFSYRSFINPDRELEIIIKKGINVITIYDSEYPYLLKNIYDPPPLLYFLGKLSDNDRGTIAVVGSRKATSYGKYTAEKISRELAGEGITIISGMAVGIDTFAHKGALSGGGSTIAVLGSGVDVIYPKRNAGLMQEIIKNGAVISEFPPGTQPVQSNFPARNRVISGLALGTVVVEAGERSGALITADFALEQGREVFAVPGNINSIYSKGTNKLIKQGAKLVDSVYDILDELGISSRKSQIPAKGCTGEGELSLEEQDILKNISGQGTTVDYIINITGFTAQKVNLILTKLELKGKIKHVPGNTFIRI is encoded by the coding sequence TTGAGTAAAAGAGATGATTTAAAATTCCTTCTCTCCCTAAATAAGATACCGGGAATAGGAAGTAGAAGATTTTTATCTATAATAGAATACTTCGAAAACGGAGAGAATTTCTGGCACTCTTCAGCAAAAGAATTAATGAGGGTTCCGGGAATAGATAAAAGGTTATGTGAGGCTATTTTTTCTTACAGGAGCTTCATAAACCCTGATAGAGAACTTGAAATAATAATAAAAAAAGGAATCAATGTAATTACAATTTATGACAGTGAATATCCCTACCTGTTAAAAAATATTTATGATCCTCCTCCATTATTATATTTTTTAGGAAAACTTTCCGATAATGACAGAGGGACCATTGCCGTAGTTGGTTCCAGGAAAGCTACATCTTATGGTAAATATACTGCCGAAAAAATATCGCGAGAATTAGCCGGTGAAGGTATTACTATTATCAGCGGTATGGCTGTTGGCATAGACACATTTGCCCACAAAGGTGCATTGTCCGGGGGCGGCAGTACAATAGCAGTGCTGGGAAGTGGTGTGGATGTAATATACCCTAAGAGAAATGCAGGTTTAATGCAGGAGATAATAAAGAATGGGGCTGTTATATCTGAGTTCCCCCCAGGAACCCAACCCGTTCAAAGTAATTTTCCGGCTAGAAACAGGGTTATAAGCGGGCTGGCTCTAGGAACTGTAGTTGTTGAGGCCGGAGAACGAAGCGGAGCTTTAATTACTGCTGATTTTGCACTAGAACAGGGCAGAGAAGTTTTTGCTGTTCCGGGTAATATAAACAGCATATATAGTAAAGGGACAAATAAATTAATTAAACAGGGAGCGAAATTAGTGGATTCCGTTTATGACATTTTAGATGAATTAGGCATTTCAAGCAGGAAAAGTCAGATTCCCGCTAAAGGATGTACAGGTGAAGGAGAATTATCTTTAGAGGAACAGGATATTTTGAAAAATATTTCCGGGCAAGGCACAACGGTGGATTATATAATAAACATAACCGGCTTTACTGCTCAGAAGGTTAATCTTATCTTAACAAAATTAGAGCTAAAAGGTAAAATAAAGCACGTACCGGGGAATACTTTTATTAGAATCTAA
- a CDS encoding ribonuclease HII, which translates to MLDLNIKEIRELLKRAKPEEYEDHINILSKDPRKGVQDIVKSKKKKLEEEKERLKKLLFYEEKAYKKGYRLIAGVDEAGRGPIAGPVVAAAVILPIGVTIQGINDSKQLTAVEREELYCEIKRKALYINFDIIDERYIDENNILNASLKAMVNAIKGLKVVPDFVLIDGKENSIFNFPHECIIKGDCLSMSIAAASIIAKVERDAIMKEYDKIYPEYGFAKHKGYATKEHLERIKQYGLCPIHRRTFKIKLY; encoded by the coding sequence GTGTTGGATTTGAATATAAAAGAGATTAGAGAACTCCTTAAAAGAGCAAAACCTGAAGAATATGAGGACCATATTAACATCTTGTCAAAAGATCCGCGAAAAGGTGTCCAGGACATTGTAAAAAGTAAAAAGAAGAAACTTGAGGAAGAAAAGGAGCGCCTAAAAAAGTTATTGTTTTATGAAGAAAAGGCCTATAAAAAAGGCTACAGACTAATAGCAGGGGTCGATGAAGCAGGAAGGGGCCCTATTGCCGGCCCAGTTGTTGCGGCTGCTGTAATTTTGCCTATAGGGGTTACGATACAGGGTATAAATGATTCAAAACAGCTTACAGCTGTTGAAAGGGAAGAACTCTATTGTGAAATTAAAAGGAAAGCCCTTTACATAAATTTCGATATAATTGATGAAAGATATATTGATGAAAATAATATCCTTAATGCCAGTTTAAAAGCTATGGTAAATGCCATAAAAGGGTTAAAAGTAGTTCCCGATTTTGTTTTAATAGATGGGAAGGAAAATAGCATCTTTAACTTTCCCCATGAGTGTATAATTAAGGGAGATTGTCTTAGTATGTCAATTGCAGCTGCATCTATTATAGCCAAGGTAGAAAGAGATGCCATAATGAAGGAATATGATAAAATTTATCCTGAATATGGATTTGCTAAACATAAGGGCTATGCCACAAAAGAACACCTTGAAAGAATTAAACAATACGGATTGTGTCCGATTCACAGAAGAACCTTTAAAATAAAACTATATTAA
- the ylqF gene encoding ribosome biogenesis GTPase YlqF, protein MGVHWYPGHMAKAKRNLQKALKLVDIVIEVLDARIPYSSRNPDIKKLINDKKAVVVLNKEDLADEDVTFRWMEYLNKKREKAVAVNSLTSKGIEQIINYIDEIQGHDKGFKKIVKGIIIGIPNVGKSSLINQLSKKSSAKTGNRPGITKGEQWINVKKGFRLLDTPGILWPKFQSPDIGVKLAITGAIRDELFDAEEVAVGFINIVLKLNYLNKLEERYGLCLKGMESFKILEEVGRKRGCLLKGGCIDTLKAAGLLLKDYRMGKLGRLSLEIP, encoded by the coding sequence GTGGGAGTTCATTGGTACCCCGGCCATATGGCCAAAGCTAAAAGAAACCTGCAAAAGGCCTTAAAACTTGTTGACATAGTGATAGAGGTATTAGATGCCCGGATTCCCTATAGTAGTAGAAATCCAGATATTAAAAAATTGATAAATGATAAAAAGGCCGTAGTAGTACTCAATAAAGAAGATCTTGCTGATGAAGATGTGACTTTCCGGTGGATGGAATATTTAAATAAAAAGAGAGAAAAGGCAGTAGCCGTTAATTCTTTAACTTCAAAGGGAATTGAACAGATAATAAATTATATTGATGAAATCCAAGGACATGATAAAGGTTTTAAAAAAATTGTAAAGGGAATTATTATTGGTATACCTAATGTTGGGAAGTCATCTTTAATAAATCAGCTAAGCAAAAAAAGCAGTGCAAAGACCGGGAACAGACCGGGGATTACAAAAGGAGAACAATGGATCAATGTTAAGAAAGGCTTTAGACTTTTAGATACCCCGGGAATTTTATGGCCAAAGTTTCAAAGTCCCGATATCGGTGTAAAATTGGCAATAACCGGTGCAATAAGGGATGAATTGTTTGATGCGGAAGAGGTAGCTGTCGGCTTTATTAATATTGTTTTAAAGCTGAATTATTTGAATAAATTGGAAGAGAGATACGGTCTATGCCTTAAAGGAATGGAAAGCTTTAAGATTTTAGAAGAAGTAGGCAGAAAGAGAGGGTGTTTATTAAAGGGTGGTTGTATAGATACGTTGAAAGCAGCAGGGCTGCTGTTAAAAGATTACCGCATGGGTAAACTGGGCAGGTTATCTTTAGAAATACCGTGA
- the lepB gene encoding signal peptidase I: MNIKKKSEVFEWLQAILIAVILALFIRAFVVEIFQVEGESMFPTLYDGERLAVNKFIYRIGSPQKGDIIVFKYPSDPRLDYIKRVIAVEGDTIEIKEGKVIVNGQVMKEEYIQGETPGNFGPEKVPENHVFVLGDNRKNSKDSRFPSVGYIPFRNLKGKAFFVIWPINRWRMLN, encoded by the coding sequence ATGAATATAAAGAAAAAAAGTGAAGTTTTTGAATGGCTTCAGGCTATTTTAATTGCCGTAATATTAGCTTTGTTTATCAGGGCCTTTGTAGTAGAGATATTTCAAGTAGAAGGGGAATCTATGTTTCCCACCCTTTATGATGGTGAAAGGCTTGCTGTGAATAAATTTATTTACAGGATAGGTTCTCCACAAAAAGGTGATATAATTGTATTTAAGTACCCTTCCGATCCTCGATTGGATTATATAAAAAGGGTAATAGCTGTGGAAGGAGACACCATTGAGATAAAAGAAGGAAAAGTGATAGTGAATGGTCAGGTTATGAAAGAAGAATATATACAGGGAGAAACTCCTGGGAATTTTGGGCCGGAAAAGGTTCCGGAAAATCATGTATTTGTATTGGGGGATAACAGGAAAAATAGCAAAGATAGCAGATTCCCTTCAGTCGGCTATATACCTTTTAGAAACCTTAAAGGAAAAGCGTTTTTTGTTATATGGCCTATTAACAGATGGAGGATGCTAAATTAA
- the rpsP gene encoding 30S ribosomal protein S16 — protein MAVKIRLKRMGAKKAPFYRLVVADSRMPRDGRFIEEIGYYNPVSQPAQLNINSEKAIEWLKKGAQPSDTVKNLFRKNGIYKELQELKNREEDI, from the coding sequence TTGGCCGTTAAAATTAGGTTAAAGAGGATGGGAGCTAAAAAAGCCCCTTTTTATCGGTTAGTTGTAGCCGATTCAAGAATGCCTAGGGATGGCAGGTTTATTGAGGAAATTGGATATTATAATCCCGTTTCTCAACCTGCTCAACTCAATATAAATAGCGAAAAAGCTATCGAATGGCTGAAAAAAGGTGCTCAACCATCTGATACCGTAAAAAACCTTTTTAGAAAGAACGGTATATATAAGGAACTACAGGAGTTAAAAAATAGGGAAGAAGACATATAG
- the trmD gene encoding tRNA (guanosine(37)-N1)-methyltransferase TrmD: protein MLIIDILTLFPQMFSGPFSESIIKRGQEKGLIKINITNIRDFSRDKHKKVDDYPYGGGPGMVIKPEPVFEAVESILKQHKRDEHYQKWIILMTPQGKVFNQKKAMELAQKQHLIIICGHYEGIDERVRQFLVDEEISIGDYILTGGELPAMVVVDCVARLIPGMLGEEQSIKDESFTKGILEYPQYTRPEVYRGYRVPDILLSGNHRKISEWRRLEAIRRTFLRRPDLLDDYPLTPEEKEFLIQLSREVKKNKSG, encoded by the coding sequence ATGCTCATTATTGATATTTTGACCCTTTTCCCTCAGATGTTTTCGGGACCATTTAGCGAAAGCATAATTAAAAGGGGCCAGGAAAAGGGCCTTATTAAAATAAATATTACTAACATAAGAGACTTTTCCAGGGATAAACATAAAAAAGTAGATGATTACCCCTATGGTGGGGGTCCTGGAATGGTGATAAAACCAGAACCTGTTTTTGAAGCTGTAGAGTCTATACTAAAACAGCACAAGAGAGATGAGCACTATCAGAAATGGATTATTTTAATGACTCCACAAGGTAAAGTATTCAATCAGAAAAAGGCAATGGAATTAGCGCAAAAACAGCACCTCATTATAATTTGTGGTCACTATGAAGGTATAGATGAAAGGGTTAGGCAATTTTTGGTTGATGAAGAAATTTCTATAGGGGATTATATACTGACAGGGGGAGAATTACCTGCAATGGTCGTGGTGGATTGTGTGGCGCGACTTATACCGGGAATGTTAGGTGAAGAACAGTCCATAAAAGATGAATCTTTTACAAAAGGTATACTGGAATATCCCCAGTATACGAGACCAGAAGTTTATAGAGGATATAGGGTACCGGATATTCTTCTTTCGGGGAATCATAGAAAAATTTCCGAATGGAGAAGGTTAGAAGCAATAAGAAGAACCTTTTTAAGAAGGCCCGATCTCCTTGATGATTACCCTTTAACACCAGAAGAAAAGGAATTCCTTATTCAATTGAGCCGAGAAGTGAAAAAAAACAAAAGTGGCTGA
- the rplS gene encoding 50S ribosomal protein L19, with protein MDLIKTIEMEHMKKELPDFAPGDTVKVNVKVIEGGKERIQAYQGVVIRRRGSGLNETFTVRRISYGIGIERTFPIHSPKIDNIEVIRKGKVRRARLYYLRERSGKAAKIKEKRI; from the coding sequence GTGGATTTAATCAAAACTATCGAGATGGAGCATATGAAAAAAGAATTACCCGACTTTGCGCCAGGGGATACGGTAAAAGTTAATGTGAAAGTTATTGAAGGCGGAAAAGAAAGGATTCAGGCATATCAGGGAGTAGTAATCAGGAGAAGGGGTAGTGGTTTAAACGAAACCTTTACCGTTAGACGGATCTCATATGGAATAGGAATTGAAAGGACTTTTCCGATACATTCTCCAAAGATAGATAATATTGAAGTGATTAGAAAAGGAAAGGTAAGGAGAGCGAGGTTATATTACTTGAGAGAAAGGTCAGGAAAAGCTGCGAAGATTAAAGAAAAGAGGATATAA
- a CDS encoding YraN family protein gives MKNIEKGKKGEDLCVEFLKKHNYIILEQNFRCPLGEIDIIAKEKSVYVFIEVKTRTSSKYGLPQEAVNIKKQRKIKKIALYYLKSRDIRDFNCRFDVVTVFLNGNTTEIQQIKNAF, from the coding sequence ATGAAGAATATTGAAAAAGGTAAAAAAGGTGAGGATTTATGTGTGGAGTTTTTAAAAAAACATAATTATATAATACTAGAACAAAATTTCAGGTGTCCTTTAGGAGAAATTGATATTATTGCAAAAGAAAAATCGGTCTATGTTTTCATTGAGGTTAAAACGAGAACCTCATCAAAATATGGGCTTCCTCAAGAGGCAGTTAATATAAAAAAACAAAGAAAGATAAAGAAGATTGCCCTTTACTATTTAAAGAGCAGGGATATAAGAGATTTTAATTGCAGGTTTGATGTAGTAACAGTTTTTTTAAACGGTAATACAACTGAAATACAGCAAATTAAGAATGCTTTTTGA
- the rimM gene encoding ribosome maturation factor RimM (Essential for efficient processing of 16S rRNA), whose translation MNYLIVGKILSTQGNKGEVKVWPLTDDITRFEKLKTVYIDIENKLQPFGIERVWYHKNFIILKFLSINTIEEGQKLKNCYIKIRKEDAIKLPPGHYFLFEIIDSKVITVNGEFLGIITEIIKTGSNDVYVVKQRSGKEIYIPAIKEVVKEIDIKNKIVKIELLEGLV comes from the coding sequence ATGAATTATTTAATTGTAGGGAAGATATTATCTACCCAAGGCAATAAAGGGGAAGTAAAGGTTTGGCCATTAACTGATGATATAACCCGGTTTGAGAAGCTTAAAACTGTTTATATAGATATAGAAAACAAACTTCAGCCCTTCGGAATTGAAAGGGTTTGGTACCATAAAAATTTTATTATATTAAAGTTTTTGAGCATAAATACAATAGAAGAAGGCCAAAAACTTAAAAACTGTTATATTAAAATCAGAAAAGAAGATGCAATAAAGCTGCCTCCGGGTCATTATTTCTTATTTGAGATAATTGATAGTAAAGTGATAACTGTAAATGGGGAATTTCTTGGTATAATAACGGAAATAATCAAGACAGGAAGCAATGATGTATATGTAGTAAAACAAAGAAGTGGCAAAGAAATATATATTCCTGCTATAAAAGAAGTTGTGAAAGAAATCGATATAAAAAACAAGATAGTTAAAATAGAACTTCTTGAGGGGCTGGTTTAA
- the ylxM gene encoding YlxM family DNA-binding protein encodes MAGNRGSENKDERIQKFLEINLLYDFYGKLLTKRQSEFIELYYNHDLSLGEIAEQYSISRQGVYDILKRAEKILENYEKKLGLVEKFQLQKQKLSKLYKMLIKLQNVIEEKEKALEEISRIKEYLEEVI; translated from the coding sequence ATGGCCGGAAATAGGGGCAGTGAGAATAAAGATGAAAGAATACAAAAATTTTTAGAGATTAATCTTTTATATGATTTTTATGGAAAACTGTTAACTAAAAGGCAATCAGAATTTATTGAGTTATACTATAACCACGATTTATCTCTCGGTGAAATTGCAGAACAGTATTCAATAAGCAGACAGGGTGTTTATGATATATTAAAACGGGCAGAGAAAATTTTAGAAAACTACGAAAAAAAATTAGGGTTAGTAGAAAAATTCCAATTGCAAAAACAAAAATTATCAAAGCTCTATAAAATGTTGATAAAACTTCAGAATGTAATAGAGGAAAAGGAAAAGGCCTTAGAGGAAATTAGCAGGATAAAAGAATATTTGGAAGAGGTCATATAG
- the ffh gene encoding signal recognition particle protein → MLFEGLAHKLQETLRKLKGKGKLSEADVKQAMREVKLALLEADVNFKVVKDFINSVTERAVGQEVMMSLTPGQQVIKVVNEALTELMGKTKTDINISSKDLTVLMLVGLQGSGKTTTAGKLANYLKKQGHSPLLVAGDIYRPAAIKQLQIIGEKAEIPVFAMGDKNKPVNIIKRSLEFARSKGLNIVIIDTAGRLHINDELMEELKEIKLEVEPDEILLVVDAMTGQDAVNIAQTFNYQLSLDGVILTKLDGDTRGGAALSIKAVTNCPIKFIGVGEKLEDIEPFHPDRMASRILGMGDVLTLIEKAQVNIDLEKAKEFEKRLKNQQFTFEDFLEQLQYVKEMGPISHIMEMIPGFNSGKLKGLNVDDKELVKIEAIINSMTKQERMDPSIINGSRRKRIARGSGTKVQDVNRLLKQFFQTKKIIKQFGEMEKGYKKRKFPFF, encoded by the coding sequence ATGCTTTTTGAAGGATTAGCCCATAAACTCCAGGAGACATTAAGAAAATTAAAGGGAAAAGGGAAACTCTCTGAAGCTGATGTAAAGCAAGCTATGAGGGAAGTTAAGCTTGCATTACTGGAAGCAGATGTAAACTTTAAGGTTGTAAAGGACTTTATAAATTCTGTAACCGAAAGGGCTGTTGGTCAGGAAGTTATGATGAGTTTAACACCTGGTCAGCAAGTAATAAAAGTTGTTAATGAAGCCCTTACAGAACTTATGGGCAAAACTAAAACAGATATAAATATTTCTTCAAAAGATTTAACAGTATTGATGTTGGTTGGTTTGCAAGGTTCCGGGAAAACAACTACTGCGGGCAAATTGGCTAATTACCTTAAAAAACAAGGACATTCCCCTTTACTGGTAGCAGGTGATATCTACAGGCCTGCAGCTATAAAACAGCTGCAGATAATTGGAGAAAAAGCTGAAATACCCGTGTTTGCCATGGGTGATAAAAATAAACCGGTAAATATTATTAAAAGGTCTTTAGAATTTGCCAGGTCAAAAGGTTTAAATATCGTTATCATAGATACAGCAGGTAGACTTCATATCAATGACGAATTAATGGAAGAATTAAAAGAAATCAAATTAGAAGTGGAGCCTGATGAAATTTTATTAGTGGTAGATGCAATGACAGGTCAGGATGCTGTAAATATAGCTCAAACCTTTAATTATCAACTGAGTCTGGATGGTGTAATTTTGACTAAACTGGATGGAGACACCAGAGGAGGGGCAGCTCTTTCCATTAAAGCAGTTACTAATTGCCCTATTAAATTTATAGGAGTTGGAGAAAAACTTGAAGATATTGAACCGTTTCATCCGGACAGAATGGCATCCAGAATATTGGGTATGGGTGATGTGCTGACTTTAATCGAAAAGGCTCAGGTTAACATTGATTTAGAAAAGGCTAAGGAATTTGAGAAACGATTAAAAAACCAACAATTTACTTTCGAAGATTTTCTGGAACAATTACAATATGTTAAAGAAATGGGACCTATAAGTCATATCATGGAAATGATACCGGGTTTTAATTCCGGTAAATTAAAAGGGTTAAATGTTGATGATAAGGAACTGGTAAAAATTGAAGCGATTATTAATTCTATGACAAAACAGGAACGAATGGATCCATCAATAATAAACGGAAGCAGGAGGAAAAGAATTGCTCGTGGGAGCGGCACTAAAGTTCAGGATGTAAACAGATTATTAAAACAGTTTTTCCAAACAAAAAAGATTATAAAGCAATTTGGAGAAATGGAAAAGGGATATAAAAAACGGAAATTCCCATTTTTTTAA